gatagctgcatgatccgtgtacactattaccttagaccccacaagataggactGAATTTGTCTCATGCAAAtactgccaaaaactctttctctgtagtagagtaatttatttgagcatcatccaaggtcctacttgcatagtatattgcatacaccttcttatctttcctttgtcccaaaacagccccaatggcataatcactagcatcgcacattaactcaaaaggtaatgaccaatcgggtggctgcataataggagcagatatcaaagcttcctttatcctgcaaaaagcattcatacaattagtatcaaaattaaattccacatctttactcaataaattggtaagaggtttagaaatcttagagaaatccttgatgaatctcctataaaatccagcatgccccaagaaactcctcactcccttcacagatgttgggggtggcattttctcaataacttctacctttgatttatccacctcaatacccctgtttgacacaagatggcccaaaacaattccttcttgtaccataaaatggcacttttcccaattcaaaactaaattgaactcttcacatctctgcaaaaccttagacaagttagataagcattcatcaaaagatttaccatacacagaaaaatcatccatgaacacttccataataccctcaatcatgtcagaaaatatggacatcatacatcgttgaaatgtagcagggcattacatagtccaaatggcatccttcgatatgcaaaggtaccataaggacatgtgaaggtagttttatccgATCATcgggtgaatagggatctgaaagaaccatGAATATCCATCCaagtagcaaaaataagaattatGAGCTAGTATCTCAATCATTTGATATATAAATGTTaatggaaaatggtcttttcaagttgccttattcaatttcctataatctatacacattctccatcgaTTCTGAttcttgtaggtattagttcatcattttcatttttaactACCGTGATGCCCCCTTTCTTAGGTACAACATGAATGGACTTACCCAATTCTCGTCGAAGCAGTGGTAAATAAtactgcatcaagcaatttcaagatctcctttttcacaacctctttcatgtttggattcaatctcctttgtgattctcgagaggctttatggtcattttccaacaaaattctatgcatgcacacagaaggatgtattcctttaatatcatcaatggtataaccaattatccttctatgcttcctaagaactctcaataatttttcaacctcacaatcagtcaatttagcactaacaatcacaggatatgtCGAATATGTCCCTAGAAAAGCATacgagatttgttggaagaggtttcaactctaccttaggTGCTTCACCTTTTTCAAACTTTGATGATGAAGTCGTTTCTCGCTTCAAGTTcccaatcttttcaatatcagccataggcaatggtggatttccttccaaaattgtagcatattctgcagcttcctcaatctcatccccttttttgatgttatgaaccaaacaagcttctaagggatctttaggatgttgcttttaagcacttctctaacctcttcatctatcacatcaactctcaagcatgagtttgaatcatctttctttttcattgcttgaaacaaattaaattcaactttctcttccccaacttctaatgtaagcctcccattttttacatcaatcacagctccagcagtagcaaggaaaggtctaccaagaataataggaatgtgtacatcctcctccatctccaataccacaaagtccactggtatgaaaaatttcccaactttcagaggaacattctcaactactccaattggaaatttaatagacctatctgctaactgtagtgatatggtagtaggcttcatttctccaatcttcactttctcatagatagacaatggcatcagactaacactggctccaaggtcgcataaagccttatctatactgatatccccaatgtgacatggtatggagaaactcccaggatctttcagtttgggtggaagcttattttgcaaaatggcactgctttcttccgtgagagctacagtctcaaattcctccaatttcttcttgttagataaaatctccttcaaaaatttggcatatgaaggcatttgtgctaaggcatcagtgaaaggaatagtcacatgcaaagacttcaatacctccaaaaacttcccaaattgtttatccaattttgctttctgaaacctttgtgggaatggtaaaggtggcatgtaggctttaggtgcaacatatttaggttcttcctctttgctctccctctccttacttcctttttcttccactgaattttctttctcagcttcaattctaacttcaacttcagtttgttcatctccttctctgcttttcttttcttcaactttctcttcaatatttttatccccattctccaatatttttccacttctcaatgtaatagccttgcaatgctcccttgaattttctggttggctaggaagcttcccaaatgctttgttacttgaagagctagcttgttgagctatttgattctctaatatcttgttgtgtgttgccatttgatccactttagatgctaattgagaaatcatttcttgttgactttgatggctcacaagtagagtttcaatcatagattccaatctagctgtcttgtctagttgtgcttgttgtggtagaggtggagcaggtacattttgaggtttagaaattcggaggaggacctctattctcTGAAAGTTCTGATTTTGTTGATATCCGTAAGGttctttgaaaattctgattttgcccttgtctacctccccaagagaaatttgggtggtttctccatgctggatcataagttgcagaaaatgggttaccacctggtctttgattgtagttccccacataatccacttgctcacttgaaaaatcttgattaagtgcagaaaaatctgctgcacaattgacatttgcagctccaatTTCTAGTGTATTACCAGAACCTCctgctgaagaatctactttcatactTAACTTGTCCATCTtctttgtcaaagcatcaaacttagcattaatcatattcatggcatcaagctcgaacataccagctggtttcttgatctcattcctctcacaactccattggtagttgttataagcaattttatcaagagcagaaaaagcttcatcttcagatttctccataaggtcacctccagaagatgcatcaattgtactcctaatagctggtgaaactccattataaaagtgttgaacaagcatccacttaggaatcccatgatgtggacatctcctttgcaaatccttgtacctctcccatgcttcatacaagctctcatcatctctaggtttaaaagaagtcagctcattccTCAGCTTAgccttgcttggtggaaaatattgagccaaaaatgcttgagaaagttcatcccatgttgtgatagaacccggtggcaaagaatgtaaccactctctagctcggtccttcagagaaaaaggaaataatctgagtcgaattgcatcatcagaaactccatttatcttcaacatatcactgatctcaagaaagtgtgccagatgcacatgtggactttcacttggatttcctccaaattgtgcttgttgtaccatttgacaaagtgcaggtttcagttcaaaattattagcttctacccttggtcttgtgatacttggcatgaaatctccaatgttaggataggcatgatccttcacagagcggttgttattgttgttgttgttgttgttgtcagccatttcttcttgtacttgctcttgctcttgtgctctttcttgttgttgttgagctttaatttcatcTTTTCTCCTTTCAGATTCGCTCTTAAAGCCTTTGTCTTCTCTATTTAggtcaaagaataaattgatttcttcactttttgtccttctcataaaataaaccacctgaaaaacaaaaataaacaaattctcaaagtaaaattgtaaaaagaaataaaataaaatgcccaaattaaccaaacaaacaatcgttcaatatcaagcaaaaatcaaatccccggcaacggcgccaaaaacttgatgtgacttatccgcaagtatacgggtcgtctcaagtaataaagtgatgaatcaagtatcgttcccacgaggatttgctgtttgattactaaactatgaatgaagcgattatttgggctaatgattaatgaataaatggtaaatgtaaatgagcaaggtaaattgattaatctaattgaaatgggtaaagagcaaacaaataaattctaattctagctcgcaattaaactaaaattaacaatgggtaatttaaacgaaagtctaattatggtaaaagtgattccagagttgggggtttatgcataaattaattgggatttgtcttgggcattccaatttttagggaaaaatagagtttgaaggaaattgattctaaattcctttgatatctttttcaagcaaatcaaagtgtattctaaaataaccaaacctactttcgtatgtatttgattactttaaaacccattaagttttgtaaccaataattaattcctcttaaagtcctagtttatttctaaatctaggtgattttaagttccaatccttgattaactatcaatgaccttcacctttcggtccttcaatcaaagattaacacaatacccaatgggtaccaacattaggcaagtaaatcaagcacacaaggaaggaatcaaaactcatattcatataaaataaggaaatacccaatccaaatccataaattaatctaaaacatatttcccaactctgaaatctaaagaaattactcactcatgatggtatttacaagaaatatagatggaagaataaagaaaaacatgataaaaggactgaaatgggaaaacccaggtggaagaaccaaggtctctggtttctggagctccaaactcgTGCAGCAGCTCCTTCTTCCTAGAGAATGGCGTCTTCTCTCCCTCTTTCTatatatttttctttcctttttgtttttccttccttcctcttgtggcaaaaataaggaaatgatgaatttatatcgtccctaaaagttaccctaaaagtaaataagagccaaggagtggataggaaatgaggtgtaaaattatccaagtcagcagcactattcacgttcaAGCGTGCCGCTTAGGGTTTGGCTTAACCCTAAGCgacttcttagcaaatttagccTCAGTGAccgtctgcttaaggttaagcagaccttcagcaaatctcggcagatttatagtaaaatggacttttctgctcatgcttgacttgtgttgcaccttaagcattgccgcaccctgagcatgaccttaagcaaggtctcaagcaaatttcggctggtttgctctttcaaggcttgatttcttcaacttttctccatgcttaaagaatcccaaatttcttcaaatcacttcctaatgcactcattgatcctcgatttgccacaaaatcctataaaaaacaacaaaattacaaaaatcaaatataaagtatctaaaattaacaaataactaaaataaagctaaaaacataaaatatactaaaatataagggcaaaatggatgcaaaactaccctaaaatgcctatatgaaatgagtgtaacaacagGCTGCTTTAAGGatggaaaaaaaaatagaaaatataatagtaatttttattatttcatattaatttgaataagatgtttatattataatttttttttatttgagttaatttttaaaataaaattagacataatttatttttttataattttatataaataattttatttgaaatgataaatcaataataaataaataaggaaaaatctTATAAACTTATAACCACTAAATATTTAACAGTTGAAAATTTATCGAATAAAAGAGCTTAGGGTCAACTCTTTTGTCACTAAGTCAATGGTCAAGGAGGCAAGAAATAGCTTAGTAATCATGTTTTCCCCCTAAAGAAGAACTTAATTGTTTTGACTTTTGAGTGTGTaataatttcctttaaaatttctTGCCTTTAAAGGCTCTCCAATGagctggatatatatatatatatatatatatatatatacacacacacacttcCCGAAAGAGAACAACTTGCTTGTTTTGAGACAACGATAGTTTCcctgataaattaaattaaaaagtttcaatttaatttaattaattcaattcttacttattaatattattttttattaattcaaattcaattcattaaaaattaaactgaTTGGTTGTGCAGTTCTAAATTAAGATTGTGTGTTGAAAAATGACgtactaattaaaaataaatatcttCCTCTGTACACTTTCCCTTCTAAAAGggcaataaataaaaatttaaaaaaaaatgctaCCATTTGAATTGatgattaataattattttaaaatatctcaaatttgtttttatataaaaagtaaataataaaatatatggttttaataaaaaaaatgcatgaaataaaaaaaaatctacaaaAATAGACGAGACAAAGCATATCAGAACAAATAACATTTTTTAAGTATctgtaaatttaaatataattagctCCATTATACACATAGCCTCCATTGCCTTGTCGTCAAGTAAGCAAGCAttatattttcaattaatttaagcAACTCACGATGTATAATTCATGCAGCCTCATGGTGGAGTTCTCTAAATTAATACACTTTGCCTCAATTTTGGCTAACATCATTAATTTCAAACTTCACAAACACCGTAACTTAAAATATTAGCCAAATGACACAATCTATTATATGTATTgcgaatataataattaaaaataaaataaatttatttttttttattttttttcatttgtttttttaATGTGCGTTATATGTTTTTTATATTCTGTTCTATGTAcccttaatttaatatttttatataaaattttttgttaattttttacataatataataatattataatatatttattattattattattgttattataatataataatttttcatttttcatgataTGTATATTGTATGTGTAATTATCATTTTTAGattaagttaataaaaataaaaaattatagaggtaaaatttattatgaaaaatttattattataatataattttataaatgtaAGTgtgttataaatatataaatttaattatttattattttgttggttcatatatttttatattaaattttttaataatgaagtgttaaatttattaatactaattattttttaatattttatattttttataaaataaatataattaacatgaaaaatctaaatatttttccaatatTGCTTGAGGGTTTGTACatataaagtaaaataaattcaatttgatatagttacacataatttttttaaatttctagttattttctatttgattttttaattttatttaataaaattaattatacatgtccaattacaataattcttTTTAATCTTTGATGCTGGTTGTCTATTTAACAGTGCCATCTATTTTACTAAAGTTTCGATATAATTTGTGAATTGAATATAAAGTCTAAAATTTCTATGCTGTGGATCAaccatattaaatataaatttaatttttattggatttaatttatatattaatacaataattaagaattttagaaatatattattttatataaactttttttaatgaatttataagaaattaaattaaaagaaaactttaAAGATATCAATAAAAAAATTCACATATTTGgccaataaaaattaatttattttcttatttttttacataaatttaaatataattttattaaaatatttttatataagtaattaaaagataaagataaaaatttattagaatttattaaaagataaagataaaaatttattagaatttattaaaaaaagtgattcatataaataaatattttactatttttgataatataaattatgaagatatttttataaaattttattttaaattatattataataatataaataataaaaagtaatttagctaaagttaatatttttttacacatatttatatattatacaaatttaataatatttatttctgtatataataaaaataataattatataaattataaaatataaattttatatttatataactgaatgattattattattcttgatttatctaatttttttaataaaaaaatgttttattattattaaggtTAAAGAGAGAGCAGGGTAAATATTCTGTGTAAAACCTGAAACACTGTCATTCTTACGGTAAGATGCAGCATGTCTCCAAAACAACAGGAGTAAAAGTCGGGTAAGTTTTGGCCATGTGCATCCAAGGTGCCCACGTCAATCCGGCGGGTCCGCCGCCAGATCCCACTCCTCCATTCGAGGGGTATAAGTGTGATAAATCACAAATCCATGTCCGTTCTTATCCCCAATCAGATAACTCCAAAAATGTCTCTCTATAAAAACCGCCTGTAGCGTGAAAGTTCGCAAATCCTCCTCACAGCCACCCACTCTCTAACCCGCTCACCCACCGCTGGAAGCCTGCAATTATGAAGCCTAAAACCAAATACCCAAGAACAGCGACGATGAGAGAAGAGAGCTGCTTCCCTCCTCTCTCTTAATTTCGCTTTATTTTTGGTCTTTTTggatttctttttttcctttttgggcTTATAAATTCTGTACACATGAAGTTTTTATTGGAATTCGTCTCGTGTTGCGGGGCCAGTGGCGGTGACAAATCCGAAAAGGATACTCCGGAGCTGAACGGGCGGCGTTCGGAGGAGAAGCGGGCGCTGATGGAGCGGCGGACACTGCAAACGCTTACGAGGAGAAGTAGGAGGAAGAGGGGCAGAGTAGGGTCAGCATCTGCGTCGCCCGCGGCTGCGATGGCTGATTGGAAACCGACGCTTTGCTCGATATCTGAGGATaacgtggtggtggtggtggaaggGGGAACGGAAAGAGTGGTAAAGAGGAAGGGCAGTGGAGGACGACgtgggggtggtggtggtgggtCCCGTGGACTAGCTAGTATTCCTAACTACAGCGAAGATTACCGGTAACCATTCTTttgcaatttatttatttatttatggctgGTGGTTGGAAAATggaaattcaacttgaaatatggtggcaatttttttttttttgctttttcagGCGAAGTAATCAGTTCTCGGTAATTCCAACATTCTCTGCGACTCCGTTCATGATTTAGCAGTGTTGATTTGCCATTCTatctgatgtaaatataaaatttaggcaAATTCATAAAAGTTGgattatgaaagtttaattatgCGTTTTGTGGCTTTTGTTAATAGAAATCTGCCTTATGATCATTATTATTCTTCCATTCTCTGCTTGCAGTTGCAGGCTTAATTTCTATCTGTACTATTTCTTCGCATTGCGTTGTTTTCAGGTCAACAGCTCCTAATTATTCatgttaaataaaaattatcataacTTGTAAAATAACTATTACACATTTGATTTTTTCTTCTCCCTTTCCTTCAAAATGAAGCACTGAGTGTATGGAagtgaattttttttcttaactGAAGAATTATTCTTTCATTTATTTTGTCAGTTTGAGCAATTATATTTGGATGGTAACTTTGAATGCAAACATTTTTCATCGGATTCAATTGAGAGTTAAACGTGTACTCAAGTTTTTAATTTTAACATTATTAAATCAAAATTTGTtgagtaaaataattaaaaaatataaaataatttgttaTCCACATATGATTAAAAAAAGAACTAATTATGATTTATAGATAGATCAAAATTTTGGAATTTTAGGCTATTATCATTTAAATTTATTAGCAACGGTGCTGCTAGAGGCGTACACGTaaatcaaaaaatttaataatttcatttgggTGTTCTTTCAAGCGACTCACCGcatttaatttaatgatactaaaataatttctaaaataCAGCAATAAGCATAGCCTAATAATAATTTCATATGTATTGAAACTAATAGACTCAGCTCTAACTTTTCCTTCCTCctacttatatataaaaaaaaaatttaaattataagtcttaaatttaaatactagtaaaactcaaataaaacaaaaaaaaataaaaaaccccAAATAGATTTATGTATGAACTTTCTATTCATACTTAAGTCACTAAAATTTCAAGTTAGAATTCTAGAGTtaaatgaataataataataataataataataataataataataataataataataataataataataataataataataataataatacgaaCACAAAAAAGTAAAATAGAAAAATGTTGCTTTGAGGTTTCCTAAGTGAGGACTTGGCCACACCTTCATGACGAAAATGTTCCTTGCATTACAATCTAAATTGTTCTATGAACTTTATTATTTCAAAGAATTGGGAAAAAATTACTTGCAAGTGACAATAATCTATGAAGCAagtcaaaatgaaaaaaaaaaaaaaaagaaaaaaggtttGATAATTTCAATCAAGAAGACGCCATGAATTTTGCTTCCATTACATTGATACCTCACTTTTAATTTGTTGGACACTTTATTGCTATCGCTAAATAGAGTCTCTCAATGATTAATTAGTTACTAATAAGGAGAGATTACATAGatttaaaatgcttgaaaatttTCGTTTAGATTCGATCCATCATGGATATAAGATACAATCATGtgagacttatttatttaatatgtaGATTTCATTATACATGTTTTGAGTTCATAATAGATTAAGTTTaggcaaaacaataaaaaaatcctAAAATGCTTTTATAAAACAAAAACTCTTGAAAACATCTTGTCAAGAAGCAAACTTCCAACACCTTCAAACGCTTCTACAACCACTTTCTCCATCCTCCATTCCAGTCATTGTGTCATACAATGGCCGATTTAATGTCTCCGGCAAGTAAAATGCAAGCAATCCTCCCATAATTCCGCAAAATGCAAACACCGCAAATGGTAACGCACCCCCCAAAACCACCACAAATGGTGCCAGTATTGCCCCCATTTGCGCTGCCTGTGTTGCACTGCCAAGAGCTGCATTTCTCACTACCGTAGGAAACAACTCTGCTGtgtatatgaacagtaaattataTGTCCCAGCCATCCCGAAAATACCCAAAATCCCACAAATCATTTTTATGATTTTCCATATCCCAGCGTTTCCCATCAAACTTCCTATGAAACAGAAGAGTCCACTGAACCATTGTGTTGCAATTGCCAATGGTTTCCTCCCAAACTTGCTCAATAGAAGAGCTGTTATAGTGAATGCTGGCATTTCAGCTACAGCATTAAGCAGCACATTTAGGTAAAGGTTGGTTTCAAGATTCACAACGTTTAGGCTAATCCCATAATAAACAACGGAGCACAAGAAGTTAATTGCCACAGCTAAGAACAAACGGATACGGGTGAGTGGTGAGCGGATTACATCAATTAGAGAACCTGTTATTGCTTCTTTTGTTGCAGGCTTTTCCTTGCAGCTCTGGTCATCATTGCTTGCACTGTTATTTGCTTCTTCATCAAGGGCCAGGATAAGTCCATCAGGAAGGTGATTTCCATTCGATTTAGCAATCGTGCTCATTAGTTTCATTGCGTCATTGATTCTCCCACGAACAAGGTACCATCGAGGGGACTCAGAGATAAAAGGAAGCACAATGACAAGGAATAGAATGGAAGGAATAGAGGAGGCAACGTAAAGTTTCCGCCAGGAACGGAAAATGCATGCCACACCTGACAATATGGCTATTCCAGTAGAGAAAAAATAGAATGTAGACATGCCCGCCATGCCCGCCATGCCACGCTTGGTGGGTCCGACAGGCTCGGTGGCAAGGACAAAAGCACAGAGGCC
The Hevea brasiliensis isolate MT/VB/25A 57/8 chromosome 15, ASM3005281v1, whole genome shotgun sequence genome window above contains:
- the LOC110643118 gene encoding uncharacterized protein LOC110643118; translation: MKFLLEFVSCCGASGGDKSEKDTPELNGRRSEEKRALMERRTLQTLTRRSRRKRGRVGSASASPAAAMADWKPTLCSISEDNVVVVVEGGTERVVKRKGSGGRRGGGGGGSRGLASIPNYSEDYRRSNQFSVIPTFSATPFMI
- the LOC110643123 gene encoding organic cation/carnitine transporter 4; the encoded protein is MAGMSTFYFFSTGIAILSGVACIFRSWRKLYVASSIPSILFLVIVLPFISESPRWYLVRGRINDAMKLMSTIAKSNGNHLPDGLILALDEEANNSASNDDQSCKEKPATKEAITGSLIDVIRSPLTRIRLFLAVAINFLCSVVYYGISLNVVNLETNLYLNVLLNAVAEMPAFTITALLLSKFGRKPLAIATQWFSGLFCFIGSLMGNAGIWKIIKMICGILGIFGMAGTYNLLFIYTAELFPTVVRNAALGSATQAAQMGAILAPFVVVLGGALPFAVFAFCGIMGGLLAFYLPETLNRPLYDTMTGMEDGESGCRSV